From the genome of Brevundimonas sp. NIBR11:
CGGTTGGCCTCCATGTCGGTGGCGCGCACGGCGTAGACGACTTTCGTGCCGTCAGGCGAGACGCGCGGGTCCGACAGCCGGTTGGCGTTCAGCATGTCGTTATAGGTGAAGGCGCGCTCGGCGGCCTGTGTCGCCTCTGCCGCTGGCGCGGCGGGCGCCTCGGCGAAAGCGGGGAGGGCCGTCAGGACCGCGAGGGCGGCGACAGCGGAAAGCAGATGAGGGCGGCGCATCGGACGGCTCCTGGGACTTCGACTGCGCTGGCGTAGCACCGGCCGAAGTCCACAGGAAGCCGGTCGTCAGATCAGGGAGCCTCGGCGGTCCACCTCGCGGTCCAGTCGAGGATTTCGCGCTGCCAGTCGACGTAGTTGCGCGGCTTGAGCACCCAGTGGTTCTCGTCCGGCACATGGACGAAGCGGCTGGGGATGCCTTGGCGTTGCAGGGCCGAGAAGGTGGCCAGGCCCTGGTCGATCGGCACCCGGAAATCGCGGGAGCCGTGCAGGATCAGCATGGGCTTGGTCCAGTCGCCCGCGAAGTCGCCGGGGCTGAAGCCGCGATAGAGGTCCATCCGCTCCCACGACGGCCCGCCGAACTCCCAGATGAAGTTGCCCAGATCCATGGCGTTCATCAGCTGGGGCACGTCGAAGACGCCCGCGTGGTTGACCAGGCAGCGCCACGGTCCGTTCCACTTCCCGGCGATCAGATTGACCATATAGCCGCCGTAGGAGGCGCCCAGCGCGCAGGCCCGGTCGCCGTCGATGAAGGGGTTGGCGGCCAGGGCGGCGGCCCAGCCCTTCTGCAGGTCCTCCAGCGGCCGGTCGCCCCAGTGGTTGTTGATCGCATCGGTGAACGCCTGGCCGTAGCCGGGCGAGCCGTGGAAGTTGACCATCACCACGGCGTATCCGGCCGAAGTGTAGATCTGCGGGTTCCAGCGGTAGGACCAGCTCTCGGTCCAGGGCGACTTGGGTCCGCCGTGGATCAGATAGACGGCCGGATAGGTCCGACCTTCGACATAGCCGACGGGTTTGAACACCCAGCCTTGCACGAACTCGTCATTCCAGCCCTCGAACTCGAACCGCTCGGCGCTGGGCAGGTCCAGCGCGGTCATCGTCGCCGCGTTCTGGGTCGTGAGCGTCCGCCACGGACCGTCGCCGGACGCGTAGACATAGAGGTCCGGCGGCAGGGAGAAATCTTCATCCCCCACGACGAGGACGCCGTGTGCCTCGTCCATCATGGTGATCGAGCCCGACCCGCTCAACGCCTCGACGTCGCCGCTCCGCGCATCGATCTGATAGAGCCGCTGGACGCCATTGTCGGCGGTGGTGGTCAGCAGGGACCGTCCGTCCGAACGCCAGCGCAGGTTGCCGGGGCCCCTATCCCAGTCATCGACCAGCACGCGCGCGTTCGCGCCGTCCGCGTCGGCGACCATGACCACGGCCTGGTCGCCGCCGACATTCTCGCGACGCCCCGCCAACCAGGCCAGACGCCGACCGTCGGGCGAGTAGGCGGGCGAACCGTCAGCCGCGTGATTGGCCTCGGTCAG
Proteins encoded in this window:
- a CDS encoding S9 family peptidase, which gives rise to MRLMITTAAAALMLAVAPMTASAQQASPPGADVPALPGGLSIRALAMMDRVSDPRVSPDGRRVLYSVRSTDWEGNRGVSALWMVPAASGEPVKLAISAGGASSGRWAIDGQAIYFLSARGGSNQVWRADVQGNAAVQVTTLPVDVVAFKVSPDGKNLILALPVFIDCQTLQCTKDRIDADNRSPSTVTGYDRMPLRQFDHWNDGRRQHLFVQPLNGSGLADGQPRDLMAGVDADTPSQPQGTEDEFAISPDGRTVVYSTQTQGAGEAFTNNSDLFRVSIDGGATINLTEANHAADGSPAYSPDGRRLAWLAGRRENVGGDQAVVMVADADGANARVLVDDWDRGPGNLRWRSDGRSLLTTTADNGVQRLYQIDARSGDVEALSGSGSITMMDEAHGVLVVGDEDFSLPPDLYVYASGDGPWRTLTTQNAATMTALDLPSAERFEFEGWNDEFVQGWVFKPVGYVEGRTYPAVYLIHGGPKSPWTESWSYRWNPQIYTSAGYAVVMVNFHGSPGYGQAFTDAINNHWGDRPLEDLQKGWAAALAANPFIDGDRACALGASYGGYMVNLIAGKWNGPWRCLVNHAGVFDVPQLMNAMDLGNFIWEFGGPSWERMDLYRGFSPGDFAGDWTKPMLILHGSRDFRVPIDQGLATFSALQRQGIPSRFVHVPDENHWVLKPRNYVDWQREILDWTARWTAEAP